In Clostridium ljungdahlii DSM 13528, the genomic window GATAGGTCATAAAAACTGTGAAGTGTTAATTGAAGAGAGCTGGAAGGCTCCGCCGGAGAAGGTAAAAGCCCTGTAAATGAAAACAAAGAGCAGTCAGATCTAATCCAGAGTACCACGAGACACGAGAAACCTTGTGGGAAACAGGGAGGACCACCTCCCAAGGCTAAATACTACCTGGTGACCGATAGAGAAGGAGTACCGTGAGGGAAAGGTGAAAAGAACCCCGGGAGGGGAGTGAAATAGAACCTGAAACCGTGTGTCCACAAACAGTCGAAGTACGTAAAGTACGACGGCGTGCTTTTTGTAGAACGAGCCAGCGAGTTACGATATGCAGCAAGGTTAAGTACTTAAGGTACGGAGCCGGAGGGAAACCGAGTCTGAAAAGGGCGAAAAGTTGTATGTTGTAGACCCGAAACCGAGTGACCTATCCATGGCCAGGTTGAAGCGGAAGTAAAATTCCGTGGAGGACCGAACCACGTTGGTGTTGAAAAACCATGGGATGAGCTGTGGATAGCGGAGAAATTCCAATCGAACTCGGAGATAGCTGGTTCTCCTCGAAATAGCTTTAGGGCTAGCGTCGGAAATGAGTAATGGAGGTAGAGCACTGAATGGGGTAGGGGCTGACAACAGTTACTGAACCTTATCAAACTCCGAATGCCATATACTTGAATTCCGGCAGTCAGACTGCGAATGATAAGATCCGTGGTCAAAAGGGAAACAGCCCAGACCACCAGCTAAGGTCCCAAAGTGTAAGTTAAGTGGGAAAGGATGTGTGATTTCTAAGACAACTAGGATGTTGGCTCAGAAGCAGCCACTCATTTAAAGAGTGCGTAATAGCTCACTAGTCAAGAGATCATGCGCCGAAAATGTCCGGGGCTAAAACTTACCACCGAAGCTGTGGACTCGAAAGAGTGGTAGAGGAGCATCCTGTATGAGTAGAAGTCGTACCGGAAGGAACGGTGGATTGTACAGGAGAGAGAATGCTGGCATAAGTAGCGAGAAATAAGTGAGAATCTTATTGGTCGAAAACCTAAGGTTTCCTGGGGAAGGTTCGTCCGCCCAGGGTAAGTCGGGACCTAAGCCGAGGCCGAAAGGCGTAGGTGATGGACAATCGGTTGAAATTCCGATACCGCATAAAAGCGTTTGACAAAAGGGATGACGCAGGAGGATAAGGTGTGCATACAAATGGATGTATGTCTAAGCATCGAGTCAGGTATACCAGGAAAATCCGGTATATCAATGATGAGGTGTTATGGGGAACCCGCAAGGGGAAGTACCTGATTTCACGCTGCCGAGAAAAGTCTCTATGGAGTTTTTATGTGCCCGTACCGCAAACCGACACAGGTAGGTGAGGAGAGAATCCTAAGACCATCGGAAGAATTGTTGTTAAGGAACTAGGCAAATTAACCCCGTAACTTAGGGAGAAGGGGAGCCACGCAAGTGGCCGCAGAGAAAAGGCTCAAGCAACTGTTTATCAAAAACACAGGTTTCTGCTAAAGCGAAAGCTGAAGTATAGGAGCTGACGCCTGCCCGGTGCTGGAAGGTTAAGGGGAAGACTTAGCGCAAGCGAAGGTCAGAACTTAAGCCCCAGTAAACGGCGGCCGTAACTATAACGGTCCTAAGGTAGCGAAATTCCTTGTCGGGTAAGTTCCGACCCGCACGAATGGCGTAATGATTTGAGCACTGTCTCGACAACAAATCCGGCGAAATTGAAGTGCAAGTGAAGATGCTTGCTACCCGCGATTGGACGGAAAGACCCCGTAGAGCTTTACTGCAGTTTAGCACTGAATTTCGGTATTGTCTGTACAGGATAGGTGGGAGACTAGGAAGTAGTGGCGCCAGCCATTACCGAGTCGATGTTGGGATACCACCCTGATAGTACTGGAATTCTAACCGGGCTCCATGAAACTGGAGACGGGACAATGTTAGGCGGGCAGTTTGACTGGGGCGGTCGCCTCCTAAAAAGTAACGGAGGCGTACAAAGGTTCCCTCAGAAGGGTTAGAAATTCTTCGAAGAGTGCAAAGGCAGAAGGGAGCTTGACTGCGACACAAACAGGTGGAGCAGGGACGAAAGTCGGGCTTAGTGATCCGGTGGTACCTCGTGGGAGGGCCATCGCTCAACGGATAAAAGCTACCTCGGGGATAACAGGCTGATCTCCCCCAAGAGTTCACATCGACGGGGAGGTTTGGCACCTCGATGTCGGCTCGTCGCATCCTGGGGCTGAAGTAGGTCCCAAGGGTTGGGCTGTTCGCCCATTAAAGCGGCACGCGAGCTGGGTTCAGAACGTCGTGAGACAGTTCGGTCCCTATCCGTCGCGGGCGCAGGAAATTTGAGAGGAGCTGTCCTTAGTACGAGAGGACCGGGATGGACCGACCGCTGGTGAACCAGTTGTTCCGCCAGGAGCATAGCTGGGTAGCCAAGTTGGGAAGGGATAAACGCTGAAAGCATCTAAGTGTGAAGCCCACCTCAAGATAAGATTTCCCATAGCGTAAGCTAGTAAGACCCCTCGAAGAACACGAGGAGATAGGTCAGAGGTGTAAGCAGGGCAACCTGTTAAGCTGACTGATACTAATAGGTCGAGGGCTTGACCAAATAAAAACGAAAGAAAAAAAGTTTACTGTGCAATTTTGAGAGGACAAATAAAATGAAGTTGATAATTGACAGTGGAGAGTTGACAGTTAAAGATATTAATTTCAATTTGATTTGAACTTCTTAAATTTAATATATAAGAAAATTGATAGTAACAAGTACAGCGAGGAAAATGCTGAACGAGAAGCGGAACTTACTGAGGTAATTGAGCACCGCAGAGAGGTATTTGACGAAGCTGGGCGAAGTTAATAGCAATTTTTGATAATAAAATCTGGTGGTAATGACGTGAAGGTAACACCCCTTTCCATACCTGAACAGGAAGGTTAAGCTTCAGAGTGCCGATGGTACTGCAGGGGAGGTCCTGTGGGAGAATAGGTCGCTGCCAGGTAAGTAAGATACCCATTGTATAGAACATTCTATGCAATGGGTATTTAAGTATATGGTTAAAAGTAAATTTTTTTAATTACGAAGGTGATGAAAAGATGAAGTGTTATTTAACGCTCCATCTTTTTTATTTCAAAAATTAAGGGAACTTTAAGGTTTAGTTAAGAGACATGAAAGTATACACGTTTAAACTTAAATATGTAAAAATTAAATTTAAAGGTAGGATGTATTGTATATGGATAATTTTTTTAAAACTATGAAAATAAGAAAAGTAATACTGGCTTATGCTGCTGTAGTAATTTTTTTCTGTATAATTTCTGAACTAAGCTTTGTAAAATCAACAGGAATATTAGATGAAAATTTATTTTTACTATTATGTAATTTGGGGGTTTTAGTATGGTTTATGTTAGAATTGAGAAAAGTGGGCTGCGCTTGGAATTGCTTGCTTTGTTATAGGAACAGCTTTGAGCATTTATTTTGTTAAAACAAATTGGAATAAAGAAATTACAGCATAAAAGGAGAATGTTTATGGATTTTGAATTACTTAAAGGGACTAGGACAAGATACTTATTTTTAAAAATGCTTTGCATACTTGGATTAGGTATAGGAATACTTGTAGTACTTGGGAAAATTTTTAAAGTACATTTGACAGATAGCCATATAGAAATGTGTGCACTTATAATAACAGTATTATGGTTTCTGATTACTTTAAAGTTTATGAAAAATAATAATATAAATGTATATGATTTTGTAAAGAAACCTTCTAAAAAAGGATTTGTATTAGAGCTCCCAGTGAATTTAATAATAACCTATATGGGAGGCCTGGGATTTATTTTGATAATGTTAGCTTTAGTAAGTTATATAAACCCAACTATGTTAAGCAATGTGCAGTCAAATTTGGTAAATAAATCTCCTGAATTGAATACAAATTTTATTATAGGAATTAGTTTCATATCAACAGTTATTATAGCACCTATAGCAGAGGAATTCATTTTTAGAGGAGTACTTATGGGCAGGTTGTACAATAAATATGGAATTGGTAAATCAATCTTGTTTTCTTCAGTTATTTTTTTCGTTATGCATTTAAATATAAACCCTATGCTTTTATTTTTGGGAATAAGCTGTGCTCTTCTTGTATATAAGTATAAGTCACTGGTGCCTTCAATTATACTGCATATGTGTAACAATTTTATTACTTTTATAAGTGGCTTGAAAAGCAGCGGCGGCGGAAACAATTTCTTAAATGTTAATTCTAGCTTTATGATTGGAGGTATTATACTATTTATTATATATGTTTTATATTCTTATAGAAATTATAGAAAATGTAAAAAAGCATTTTAAAGGAAAGGAAAGCTTGTATCTATGAAAAAAATTTTAATTGCTGATGATGAGCAGGAAATAATAGAACTGATGACATTATATCTTGAAAGGGAAAATTACGAAGTATTTGGAGCTTATGATGGATTTTCAGCACTGGATATTTTAAAAGAAGGAGCAATTGATATTGCAATAATTGATATAATGATGCCAAATATGGATGGATATCAGCTTATAAAAAAAATAAGAGAAAAATATAAAATTCCTGTAATTGTTATGTCAGCTAAAAGTGAAATAAGCGACAAAATATTGGGCCTTGAACTTGGGGCGGATGACTATATAACTAAACCTTGTGATCCACTGGAAGTAATGGCAAGGGTAAAGGCACAGCTTAGAAGATGCTCTGAATTTAATTGTAATGAAGAAAAGGATACGGAAACTATAGTAGTTGGAGAGTTAAAACTCGATACTAGTTGCTGTGTCATTTATAAAGGGGATAAACCTATATCAATTACATCCACAGAGTACAAGCTCTTGCTACTTTTAATGGGCAATCCTAAAAAAGTTTTTACTAAAAAGCAGATTTTTGAGTCTGTTTGGAATGAACCCTTTTATGGTGATGACAATACAATAATGGTTCACATTAGCAAATTGCGAGATAAAATTGAAGAAGATTCCAAAAACCCAGTGTATTTAAAAACCATAAGAGGACTTGGATATAAATTTGAAAGTAAAAAGTAATCAGGGCATGGAGTGTATCATATATGTTTTTTGAAATATTAAAAAACCTAAGAAAAAAGTTTAAGAGATTATATATCACTATGTTCAAAAATTACATTATATTTGTATTTTTAATGCTGCTTGTCTTATCAGGCACTATAGGTTTTATGATTTTTAGCATAGGAAAGATGGTTTCATCAGAAGACTACATAAAAGATACCCAGAAATTTTTTATGGCATCGAAAATAGTAAAAAGTGATTATAAAAAAATTGATGCATCAAAAATTGTTGCTTCAAAAGGTTGGGTTGAGATACTTAATTCAAATAAAAAGGTTATCTATGTTATAGGAACTAAAAAAGATAAGGTAACAAGTTATACTGAAAATGAACTTTTGAATTTTATGGATTTATCCTATAATAACTTAAAAAGTGGCACTTCTTACTTTTATTCTGTTACAGCTTTTAATAGTAATGGTGAAGATCTTTATTGCATTGTGAAAGTGCCTCCTGGAATAGTGACATTAAATGTGGACATAGCACCTTCCCCGGACAAGTATATTAAAAAAGCTGCAATTTATATATTGGTAGGTATATTTATAATTATAGTGTTTCTAACAGTATCCGTATTTTTATATGCTTATTTAACTACTAAAAAGGTAGTTATGCCATTAAAAAAAATACTGCAGGGCATAAAGAGAATGACTGAAGAAGATTATTCAACAAGGATTAATTTTAATGCAGAAAATAAATTTGGAGAAATAAGAGATGCTTTTAATTTTATGGCTGAAAAGATTGAAGCTTCAATATTTGAAAGAAACAGGATGGAAAATTTGAAACAACAGCTTTTATCAGATATATCTCATGATTTGAAAACACCATTAACTTCCATCATGGGATACTCCAAGGCACTTAATGACGGTGTGGTAGAAAATGATAAAAAAATTAAACAGTATTTAAACATAATATACAATAAATCAAAGAGAACAGTTTCTCTAATTGAAAATCTTCATGAGTTTACAAAACTTGATAATAGCAAGTTTTTAATAAGCAAGG contains:
- a CDS encoding response regulator transcription factor — protein: MKKILIADDEQEIIELMTLYLERENYEVFGAYDGFSALDILKEGAIDIAIIDIMMPNMDGYQLIKKIREKYKIPVIVMSAKSEISDKILGLELGADDYITKPCDPLEVMARVKAQLRRCSEFNCNEEKDTETIVVGELKLDTSCCVIYKGDKPISITSTEYKLLLLLMGNPKKVFTKKQIFESVWNEPFYGDDNTIMVHISKLRDKIEEDSKNPVYLKTIRGLGYKFESKK
- a CDS encoding sensor histidine kinase; translation: MFFEILKNLRKKFKRLYITMFKNYIIFVFLMLLVLSGTIGFMIFSIGKMVSSEDYIKDTQKFFMASKIVKSDYKKIDASKIVASKGWVEILNSNKKVIYVIGTKKDKVTSYTENELLNFMDLSYNNLKSGTSYFYSVTAFNSNGEDLYCIVKVPPGIVTLNVDIAPSPDKYIKKAAIYILVGIFIIIVFLTVSVFLYAYLTTKKVVMPLKKILQGIKRMTEEDYSTRINFNAENKFGEIRDAFNFMAEKIEASIFERNRMENLKQQLLSDISHDLKTPLTSIMGYSKALNDGVVENDKKIKQYLNIIYNKSKRTVSLIENLHEFTKLDNSKFLISKEECDFCEFVREIVSEYYNEFEEKNFELEINLPEDEIIYEFDKVEMERAISNIISNILKYNEVGTKAKIELTYDNSKIQLIIADDGVGIDESLKENIFEPFVRGDKSRYTKGGTGLGLSIANKIVQKHGGTLTLEKCKKYKTVFRLKL
- a CDS encoding CPBP family intramembrane glutamic endopeptidase; protein product: MDFELLKGTRTRYLFLKMLCILGLGIGILVVLGKIFKVHLTDSHIEMCALIITVLWFLITLKFMKNNNINVYDFVKKPSKKGFVLELPVNLIITYMGGLGFILIMLALVSYINPTMLSNVQSNLVNKSPELNTNFIIGISFISTVIIAPIAEEFIFRGVLMGRLYNKYGIGKSILFSSVIFFVMHLNINPMLLFLGISCALLVYKYKSLVPSIILHMCNNFITFISGLKSSGGGNNFLNVNSSFMIGGIILFIIYVLYSYRNYRKCKKAF